The Pelotomaculum isophthalicicum JI genome includes a region encoding these proteins:
- a CDS encoding YkvA family protein — translation MKSLWHWIKRLKSDIFILYYASKDPRVPWQAKALVMLLAAYIISPIDLLPDFIFPGLGYVDDMVLIPFVAEFILNMIPKPVVSEANLKAMHLSRKAKNWTGAVLVFAVILLALVFAYKYL, via the coding sequence TTGAAAAGTTTATGGCATTGGATCAAAAGATTGAAATCTGATATATTTATACTTTATTATGCAAGCAAAGACCCGCGAGTCCCCTGGCAGGCAAAAGCATTGGTCATGCTGCTGGCTGCCTATATTATAAGTCCCATCGACCTCCTTCCCGACTTTATTTTTCCCGGACTCGGTTACGTCGATGATATGGTCCTCATTCCGTTTGTGGCTGAATTCATTTTAAATATGATACCTAAACCTGTTGTCTCAGAGGCGAATTTAAAGGCCATGCATTTGAGTCGGAAGGCAAAAAATTGGACGGGTGCTGTATTAGTATTCGCGGTAATATTATTGGCTCTGGTTTTTGCTTACAAGTACTTATAA
- a CDS encoding DUF6544 family protein — protein sequence MPEHKEFNGIRIPARGEVIWKLDTGDFN from the coding sequence TTGCCAGAACATAAGGAGTTTAATGGTATAAGGATTCCTGCCAGAGGGGAAGTCATCTGGAAATTAGACACAGGAGATTTCAATTAG
- a CDS encoding sulfite exporter TauE/SafE family protein, whose product MINLLIGLAAGFFGGLVGLGGGVIMIPLMVGILKIGQHKAHGTSLVALVFTGISGAFTYALNGSMDIWASALLASTAIFTARAGARFANALPEWKLKRSFGGFIILVSLILLLKPYLYHVSEPATGWLEMLVLLSTGIFTGFLSGMMGVGGGTIMVPSMVLLIGFTQFTAQGCSLLAMVPVGIVGAYTHWRLGNVNTSILPGLIPGILLGTYLGGSLAHIMTEEALRVIFAAVLIWTGVRYLRAPKPQPDVKSIPAEKEDRS is encoded by the coding sequence ATGATAAACTTGTTAATTGGATTGGCGGCGGGATTCTTCGGAGGGCTTGTGGGTCTCGGCGGTGGGGTGATAATGATCCCGCTTATGGTTGGCATCTTGAAAATCGGTCAGCACAAAGCCCACGGCACAAGCCTTGTGGCACTTGTCTTCACCGGAATATCGGGGGCTTTCACTTATGCCTTAAACGGTTCAATGGATATATGGGCCTCGGCCCTTTTAGCGTCCACCGCCATATTTACCGCCCGGGCGGGTGCGCGTTTTGCCAATGCCCTTCCCGAATGGAAGCTCAAGAGGTCCTTCGGCGGTTTTATAATCCTGGTTTCCCTAATTCTGCTCCTGAAACCTTACCTGTACCATGTTTCCGAGCCTGCCACAGGATGGCTGGAAATGCTGGTCCTCTTATCGACGGGGATTTTCACCGGCTTTCTCTCCGGGATGATGGGGGTCGGTGGAGGCACGATCATGGTCCCTTCCATGGTGCTGCTCATCGGGTTTACCCAGTTTACCGCCCAGGGCTGTTCCCTCCTCGCCATGGTCCCGGTGGGAATTGTAGGCGCTTATACCCACTGGCGTTTGGGAAACGTTAACACGAGTATATTACCGGGATTAATACCGGGCATTCTTTTAGGAACGTACCTGGGGGGCTCCCTGGCACATATCATGACTGAAGAAGCTTTGCGCGTTATCTTCGCCGCCGTTCTAATCTGGACAGGGGTAAGGTATTTAAGAGCACCCAAGCCTCAGCCTGACGTAAAATCAATTCCAGCCGAAAAAGAGGACCGAAGCTAA
- a CDS encoding DUF169 domain-containing protein, with the protein MESRLAKELHLATKPVAILLTNEKPEGALQFQPGRWGCVMAMLKAASRGKTAVFNRETVGCGGGGVGLGFGNAFHASGAGDTGGIEYFLSTGRGEGYPEGEGYRKTPELAACFVGNLPIIDLPYTYRVFKPLDQVDPAVEEPCLVTFYVNADQLCGLVVMANYDRPDLNNVTIPHCSGCQGIFIIPYNEAQSENPRAVVGMMDPSARPFIDPGQVTFTVPYKRFLEMEANIPGSFLTRSTWNKLAERLAGIPSEVPAGTDVI; encoded by the coding sequence ATGGAAAGCCGTCTGGCCAAGGAATTACATCTAGCCACTAAGCCTGTGGCCATCCTTCTGACCAACGAAAAACCGGAAGGAGCCTTGCAATTCCAGCCGGGACGCTGGGGTTGCGTGATGGCCATGCTGAAAGCCGCCTCCCGTGGCAAGACCGCCGTCTTCAACCGGGAGACCGTCGGTTGTGGCGGCGGCGGGGTGGGCCTGGGTTTCGGCAATGCATTCCATGCAAGTGGGGCGGGTGACACTGGCGGCATTGAGTATTTCCTTTCCACAGGCCGGGGAGAGGGCTACCCCGAGGGGGAAGGTTACCGCAAGACGCCCGAATTGGCCGCCTGCTTTGTCGGCAATCTGCCGATCATTGACCTGCCGTATACCTACCGGGTCTTCAAACCGCTGGATCAGGTCGACCCAGCTGTGGAAGAACCCTGTCTGGTGACCTTCTACGTCAATGCCGACCAGTTATGCGGCTTGGTGGTAATGGCCAACTACGACCGCCCGGATCTCAATAACGTGACTATTCCCCATTGCTCCGGCTGCCAGGGGATCTTCATCATTCCTTACAACGAGGCGCAAAGTGAGAACCCACGGGCTGTGGTCGGCATGATGGATCCTTCCGCCCGCCCCTTCATCGACCCTGGTCAGGTCACCTTCACCGTGCCCTACAAGCGTTTCCTGGAAATGGAGGCCAACATTCCAGGCAGCTTTTTAACAAGAAGCACATGGAACAAGTTAGCTGAGCGTCTTGCCGGTATTCCTTCGGAAGTACCCGCGGGAACGGACGTTATTTAA